Proteins from a genomic interval of Kitasatospora kifunensis:
- a CDS encoding toxin-antitoxin system HicB family antitoxin gives MGKKQLNVRVDATTAEMARERAEQQGISMNQYIERLVQQDMGEAGLTFVDAAAQFMKEFENEFLAEFGERSAADERQGGRR, from the coding sequence ATGGGTAAGAAGCAGCTCAACGTGCGGGTGGACGCCACCACCGCCGAGATGGCCCGGGAACGGGCGGAGCAGCAGGGGATCAGCATGAACCAGTACATCGAACGACTCGTCCAGCAGGACATGGGCGAGGCCGGACTGACGTTCGTGGACGCCGCAGCCCAGTTCATGAAGGAGTTCGAGAACGAGTTCCTCGCCGAGTTCGGTGAGCGCAGCGCGGCCGACGAGCGGCAGGGCGGACGTCGTTGA
- a CDS encoding fic family toxin-antitoxin system, toxin component yields the protein MRLEVDLSWLLMTAEQYTPGDPQVTDYGSLLAAVARHQAEIFDIAVYPEPQDRAAALMHQLIRVPALERTNELFATAVAYAYLVASGCHVATTAREVRSLARAIREGKLGVDGVAERLNGWVVDEAAGEGVPGEDGDDDSE from the coding sequence TTGAGGCTGGAGGTCGACCTCTCCTGGCTGCTCATGACCGCTGAGCAGTACACCCCCGGAGACCCCCAAGTGACCGACTACGGTTCGCTGTTGGCGGCCGTTGCCCGGCACCAGGCGGAGATCTTCGACATCGCCGTCTACCCCGAGCCGCAGGACCGGGCCGCCGCCCTGATGCACCAGTTGATCCGGGTGCCGGCCCTGGAACGCACCAACGAGCTGTTCGCCACCGCGGTCGCCTACGCCTACCTGGTGGCCAGCGGCTGCCACGTCGCCACCACCGCCCGCGAGGTGCGCAGCCTGGCGCGGGCGATCCGCGAGGGCAAGCTGGGCGTCGACGGGGTGGCCGAGCGCCTCAACGGCTGGGTGGTCGACGAGGCGGCGGGCGAGGGGGTGCCCGGGGAGGACGGCGACGACGACTCGGAGTGA
- a CDS encoding putative RNA methyltransferase gives MLRDIERYLTCPHCALGLAFDAAGRTLCCPGGHCFDVAKQGYVSLLPGDAHTGTGDTPEMVAARADFLAAGHYQPIARALAAAGVAAASDSADRLVVDLGAGTGYYLAQLLDALPGAAGAALDISKFALRRAAKAHPRAGAVVCDAWRPLPLADGCADLVLNVFAPRNGAEIHRVLSPGGSLLLVSPTPRHLRELVDALGLLSVDEEKDRRIDQKLSPWLIPVESAEVEFELRLGHSAAAAVVGMGPNAWHTDSARLAAALAQLPEPVPVTGSVRVARYRRAD, from the coding sequence GTGCTCCGGGACATCGAGCGGTACCTGACCTGCCCCCACTGCGCCCTCGGGCTCGCGTTCGACGCGGCCGGGCGCACCCTGTGCTGCCCCGGCGGCCACTGTTTCGACGTCGCCAAGCAGGGTTACGTCAGCCTGCTGCCCGGCGACGCGCACACCGGCACCGGGGACACGCCCGAGATGGTCGCGGCCCGCGCCGACTTCCTGGCGGCCGGGCACTACCAGCCGATCGCGCGGGCGCTGGCCGCCGCAGGCGTTGCGGCGGCCTCCGACAGCGCCGACCGTCTGGTGGTGGACCTGGGCGCCGGCACTGGCTACTACCTGGCCCAGCTGCTCGACGCGCTGCCCGGCGCCGCCGGTGCGGCGCTCGACATCTCCAAGTTCGCCCTGCGCCGAGCGGCGAAGGCGCACCCCAGGGCCGGCGCCGTGGTCTGCGACGCGTGGCGCCCGCTGCCGCTGGCCGACGGCTGCGCCGACCTCGTGCTCAACGTCTTCGCGCCCCGCAACGGAGCCGAGATCCACCGGGTGCTGAGCCCCGGCGGCAGCCTGCTGCTGGTCTCGCCCACCCCGCGCCACCTGCGGGAACTCGTGGACGCCCTGGGTCTGCTGTCGGTCGACGAGGAGAAGGACCGGCGGATCGACCAGAAGCTCAGCCCCTGGCTGATCCCGGTCGAGAGCGCTGAGGTGGAGTTCGAGCTGCGCCTGGGGCACTCGGCCGCGGCGGCTGTGGTCGGCATGGGGCCCAACGCCTGGCACACCGACTCGGCGCGCCTGGCCGCGGCGCTCGCGCAGCTGCCCGAGCCGGTGCCGGTGACCGGTTCGGTCCGGGTCGCGCGCTACCGGCGGGCCGACTGA
- a CDS encoding nucleotide pyrophosphohydrolase, protein MTEFAAARRWQPFHTPKNLAAALSVEAGELLEIFQWLTPEQAAVVMEDPKSAHRVRDEVADVLAYLLQFCTAVGVDPLAALDAKIDRNELRFPAAPDE, encoded by the coding sequence CTGACGGAGTTCGCCGCAGCGCGGCGCTGGCAGCCGTTCCACACACCGAAGAACCTGGCGGCGGCGCTCAGCGTGGAGGCGGGGGAGCTGCTGGAGATCTTCCAATGGCTGACCCCCGAGCAGGCCGCCGTCGTGATGGAGGACCCGAAGAGCGCGCACCGGGTGCGGGACGAGGTGGCCGACGTGCTCGCCTATCTGCTGCAGTTCTGCACGGCGGTCGGGGTGGATCCGCTGGCGGCGCTGGACGCCAAGATCGACCGCAACGAGTTGCGCTTCCCGGCGGCGCCGGACGAGTGA
- a CDS encoding AAA family ATPase, translating into MTSEVVQRPAAALPSSPSAPAAPCAKPKARPALRPTVEELRLTSFKSYRRATLPLAPLTVLHGPSGVGKSNALDALAVLSRLALGEEIGPSLDGVGGLSGPLAAPVRGGLLGCVPHGRNAIILGCTVRSCAGPIRLELVIRIDGRIRVAREWLACDGQTLVETGEQDVAGGRVNVSWHNDTRQGDIRAPFPSSSLITSQIPLRVAGSSPGECKVLAATEQLLTALREIFPVHPVPALMRGWVRPDPQARLLPSAANLSAVLARLQGECTRRYGRLLKAVQAAAPHPLLGLDVARRGNQAQERLLAVFDEGVLGRTGADQASDGMLRVLAFAAVLLTGAGVLDVDPAIEVPWARRQLTVLAEDLGAGLGTEQTASLLRLAREMCDKENIRLLAAVQDPAAAHQVEGIELVECRRDPMSGHSVLRSPANRVPAQPTGPAAPEAEDAVDLDR; encoded by the coding sequence GTGACCAGCGAAGTCGTTCAGCGCCCCGCCGCCGCTCTGCCCAGCAGCCCGTCGGCCCCTGCGGCGCCCTGCGCCAAGCCCAAGGCCCGCCCGGCACTGCGACCCACCGTTGAGGAACTGCGCCTCACCTCGTTCAAGTCCTACCGTCGCGCCACCCTCCCGCTCGCCCCGCTCACCGTGCTGCACGGCCCCTCGGGCGTCGGCAAGTCGAACGCCTTGGACGCCCTCGCGGTGCTCTCCCGGCTGGCCCTCGGCGAGGAGATCGGGCCCTCGCTGGACGGAGTGGGCGGCCTGAGCGGTCCGCTCGCCGCCCCCGTCCGCGGCGGGCTGCTGGGGTGTGTCCCGCACGGGCGCAACGCGATCATCCTGGGCTGCACCGTCCGGTCCTGCGCCGGCCCGATCCGGCTGGAGCTGGTCATCCGCATCGACGGACGGATCCGGGTGGCCCGTGAGTGGTTGGCCTGCGACGGTCAGACCCTGGTGGAGACCGGTGAGCAGGACGTGGCCGGTGGCCGGGTCAACGTCAGCTGGCACAACGACACCCGGCAGGGGGACATCCGGGCTCCGTTCCCCAGCAGCAGCCTGATCACCTCGCAGATCCCGCTTCGAGTGGCCGGTTCCTCCCCGGGTGAGTGCAAGGTGCTGGCCGCGACCGAGCAACTGCTCACCGCGCTGCGCGAGATCTTCCCGGTGCACCCGGTGCCGGCGCTGATGCGCGGCTGGGTCCGGCCCGACCCGCAGGCCAGGCTGCTGCCCAGCGCCGCCAACCTGTCCGCCGTGCTGGCCCGGCTGCAGGGCGAGTGCACGCGCCGGTACGGCCGGCTGCTGAAGGCGGTGCAGGCCGCGGCCCCGCATCCGCTGCTCGGGCTGGACGTGGCGCGGCGCGGCAACCAGGCGCAGGAGCGGCTGCTCGCGGTCTTCGACGAGGGCGTGCTCGGGCGCACCGGTGCGGACCAGGCCTCGGACGGGATGCTGCGGGTGCTCGCCTTCGCCGCGGTGCTGCTGACCGGAGCCGGCGTGCTGGACGTCGATCCGGCCATCGAAGTGCCCTGGGCACGACGGCAGTTGACGGTGCTCGCCGAGGACCTGGGGGCAGGGCTCGGGACCGAGCAGACTGCCTCGCTGCTTCGGCTGGCCCGGGAGATGTGCGACAAGGAGAACATCCGGCTGCTGGCGGCGGTGCAGGATCCGGCGGCGGCCCACCAGGTCGAGGGGATCGAGCTGGTGGAGTGCCGGCGCGATCCGATGAGCGGACACAGCGTGCTGCGGTCGCCGGCGAACCGGGTGCCGGCCCAGCCGACGGGACCGGCGGCGCCGGAGGCCGAGGATGCGGTAGACCTGGACCGGTGA